The window GAATCCCGCGATCGGGAAGTTCGGGCCTTTCTCCACCGAGGTAATTTCGATATCAGGAGAGTTTTGCGTGAAGCCCAGCGAGAAACCGCCCAAGGCGACGTCGTTGGTGATCATCACGCGGACACCGACTGAATCGCCGACGGCTGCAACATCAACCGGGCATTCGAGTCGAATCGTGTTAGCGCCGAAAAGGGCTCCCGGTGCAATGATCCATGTGATTCCCACGATCATCGTGCACAGCACCATCAGCTTGAACAGTCTTGGCATAGACATGCACCTCCAGAAGATTTCTTTCTTCATTCGCATCGGCATATACGCAAAGATCGTGCGAGATTGAAAGGATATATCATGCCCGAGTGCGGGCCACCTAAGACATTGTTATGAATTGCATTAGGATGCTAGTCACAGCTGTCGCTAAAAATGAGAGTGACTGAGAGGCCTTTACCAGGTGGCCTCGGTAGGTGAAAAGCTTTGCATCTTCGCTGCAAGCCCCCAAAAACAGCTTTTCGCTTGCCAGCGCGCTATTCGGGCTGTAATCTTGTCACGATTCAATCGTGTTCTCTCTAAAGGAGTTGCCAGAAATGATCTATCGTTTTGCTTTACGCGTACTTCTTCCGGCTTTTGTCCTCTTTCCGTTGATGATCTCATGCGGCCAGAAACAGGAGGAAACGCATTCATCCGTGCCCGTCCCGGCGCGGTTTGTCGGTGAAGAAAAGCAGCTGGTGGCCAAGTTGTTCGACCTGTGGGATCACAAGGGGCATGTCGCCTCGGTCGATCAAGCCGCGGATATCCTGGGCATCAAGGTGAGCGACAGCATCCGCGCCGACTTGCTGGCGAAGTTCTCCGACAGCCTGATGATGCACGAGCGTCTCGCTCGCTATCGCGCGCACACGTTTGTGCTGACCAACGAGGAGAAGCTGATCGGTGAGTATATCATCGTGAACGAGAAGCGCGCGCAGGAATTTCCGACGCTCGATCAGGTCGCCACGGCGCTGAACATCCCGGCCGAGCGCATTAAGGATCGCCTGCAGTTTTTGTCCAAGCTGGGGATGTTCTACGATCTCGGCGCGCCGGATGAATACAACAAGCTCGGTTTCAGCTTCGGCCAGAGCGTCAATGATTTCACCTTTGACCTCGGGCTGCGCCAGCACATCTTCCGCGTCGATGGCGGCAAACCGGTCAACGTCGGCTGCGCCAAGGAGGCGCTGTTTATCGTTGCGACCGAGTATCCCAAGAACCACGTCGAATATCGCACCTATGATCCAGTCAGCCTGCAGCCGATTGATGTCGTTTTCGATAAGGGGGAGGTAGTTTCCGTACAGCCGGAGAGCGCACGGCTGCTGGAAGGCGGCACCTGCGGCACCAACAATCTGTTCGTCACGGAGGCCAACGCGCAGGCGTTTTCGCAGACGATTCCGCGCTTCGACCCGAACCGCCAATTCCCGATCTTCGAGATCAAGCAGCGGTTCGAGGAGACGAAGAAGCAGGCAGAGGAGTCCGGCAAGTAGGCATTCTCAAGTGATCTTATTCTGACGGGCGGAGCCAATCCGCCCGTTTTCGTTGGTGGCGGAATTTGTTCCACTTTTCACAATCGCCGCTGGATTTGCTTGCCTCTTTTCTCCGGTTTTCGTAAGTTTTCGGTTCATTGCTGCGGGGAGCTCGGCGGAATCGAAACCACCGGACGACGAGAAAGCATGGGTCCATTGATGAATCAGGGATGTTGGCAAATCTGCGATAAAGGAGAAAGTGTTATATGAGCACACAACCGCAAGCGGTGATTTTGTCCGCGTGCCGGACAGCGATCGGCAAGTTCCAGGGCGGACTGGCAGGTTTTTCCGCGCCGCAATTGGGCGCGTTTGCGATCAAGGAAGCCGTGCGCCGCGCCGGCGTGGTTCCGACCGACGTCCAGGAATGCATTATGGGTCAGGTGGTGCAGGCGGGATCGGGCCAGGCGCCCGCGCGTCAGGCTTCCATCCACGGCGGGTTGCCGCCGGAAGTCGCCTCGATCACGATCAACAAGGTCTGCGGCTCCGGGCTAAAAGCCGTGATGCTGGCGGCGCAGGCGATCAAGGCGGGGGATGCCGATGTGATCGTCGCAGGCGGCATGGAGTCGATGTCGAATACGCCGTACTCGCTGCCGAGCGCGCGCACGGGCATGCGGCTGGGGAATCAGCAGGTGGAAGACCTGATGATCAAGGACGGCCTGTGGGATTCGTTCAACAATTTCCATATGGGCAACGCCGCCGAATACACCCAGCAGAAGTCGGGCGTCACGCGCGAAGAGCAGGATGAATTCGCGTACAATTCGCACCGCAAAGCGATTGCCGCGATCGACGGCGGCAAGTTCAAGAATGAGATTTTCGACGTGTTGGTGCCGCAGCGCAAGGGCGATCCGCTCATCGTCAATGTCGACGAATCGCCGCGCCGCGATATTTCGGTAGACATGTTGTCGAAGCTGAAACCGGCGTTCCAGAAGGACGGCACGGTAACGGCGGGCAACGCGCCGGGCCTCAATGACGGCGCCTGCGCGCTGGTGGTCAGCTCGCAGGGTTACGCCGAGGCCAACGGTCTGAAGCCGCTGGCCAAGGTTGTGGCTTATGCCGTCGCGGGCACGCCGCCGATCGACCTGTTCTTCTCGCCGATCTACGCGGTGCAGAAGCTGATGAAGAAGATGAACGTCGACATCAATTACTTCGATCTGATCGAGGCGAACGAAGCGTTCAGCGTGCAG of the Candidatus Zixiibacteriota bacterium genome contains:
- a CDS encoding acetyl-CoA C-acetyltransferase — its product is MSTQPQAVILSACRTAIGKFQGGLAGFSAPQLGAFAIKEAVRRAGVVPTDVQECIMGQVVQAGSGQAPARQASIHGGLPPEVASITINKVCGSGLKAVMLAAQAIKAGDADVIVAGGMESMSNTPYSLPSARTGMRLGNQQVEDLMIKDGLWDSFNNFHMGNAAEYTQQKSGVTREEQDEFAYNSHRKAIAAIDGGKFKNEIFDVLVPQRKGDPLIVNVDESPRRDISVDMLSKLKPAFQKDGTVTAGNAPGLNDGACALVVSSQGYAEANGLKPLAKVVAYAVAGTPPIDLFFSPIYAVQKLMKKMNVDINYFDLIEANEAFSVQALADGKGLGWDWNRVNVNGGAVALGHPIGASGARILTTLIYALKDRGKKTGLATLCLGGGNAVALAIEIV